Within Lolium rigidum isolate FL_2022 chromosome 5, APGP_CSIRO_Lrig_0.1, whole genome shotgun sequence, the genomic segment ATATGACATGAAACAACACGAAATTAGTTCAACCTCACCATTTCCGTGCCATCTAAAGTTCTAAACATAGGCTGGAAATTATTCAGCCTAGAAAGTTTTGTACTTTCTAGAGTAACATATATTCATTCCATTTCAAAATATAGCAACCATATAAAATCAGATTATGAGTAGAATAATGATTACAAATTGATTATGGTGTATACTTGCAACAATTTTGCAGCCGTTAATTGACATAACTGGACAAGCATATAGGCGTAACAAACATGAAAATTGCATGTGCATCGCAAACATTTACTATATGATATGGTTTCGTTATTTTTTATTCATGCTTTGCCAAGAATTGAATAAGGCAGAACTTACAAACTTGCTCTCTCTAGCGTACTGAAAAAATTCCTGCCAATCAGCACCTCCAGCTTTGGCTGCATATATAATCAGTCCAAGGCCCACGGCAAATGTTACCTGCAACATGATTGGAAAAGAATCTTGTAACCCGCTAGGGTATACTGCATGCTACTTAAATCAAGATTTTGAGAATGTAAAGACAATGCAACTGGAGCATACTCCTGCAGTTAATTTTGATTCAAGAAATTTTAATGGCCATTGTCCAATTTCATCTTCATCAATGGCAGGTGGAGGAGGTTTCCATAGAACGAAGTAAGGAATCAAGGCATATGCTCCTCCAAAGCATGAAAGGACCAGGAATGGCCAGACAGGAATCTTGCTGTTTGAACTGCAAAAGTACATACAAGGTGATGTAGTACAATATCATAGCAAACAGGTCTTGCTAATGTTACATCCTTATGTTTGTTTTGTCATGTAGATCAAGAAATCCATTACCAAGAATGCTGGATTAGTAGACCATGCAAAAGAATGTTGGCTTCCCCATGTTTGGCAAATAGGTTCATCAAGTTTTTAAGATGCACATTAGTAGAAAAATGAAAATCATTGTGCTAATAAAAAAACACTTCTCCTGGAGAATGAATGTACTACTATGTTAGTGGCTACAGTAACTCCAAAAAATAATGAAGCTAACAAATACTGCAATGATACATCATAATAATTGTTATAAAATGCAAATGGATCTTTGGTCAAATGGATGTTATTGACCAAAACAATGATTCGTGACAGATCCATGAGCCAACATGTGCTTGTGTTGGTTTGTAAAGTTGCGCATGTACCCATCGGGATTTTCTCTCAGGAAACAGATTGAGGTGTGGCTAGGGTTACATAGTAGCTCAGCTCGGTCAAGCTTCACCTAGGATAATTAGCTTAACAAGCAAAAGCTGTGCTCAGCTTGGGAGAAAGCTCGAGTTAGCTCTATGTGCTATTTTCAGGTTCATTAGAAAATCCACATCGACAAAACATGCATCGCAAAATCAGTAAATAACAGCCTGATGCATGCTCAATTTCTATTCTACTGAATCTACAAATAACCTAGCAGACTTTGGACTAAATAATTGTCAGACTAAATCTTGAGAGAGGAGAACAATCTACTATCTATGTCGGGGTTGGGTAGCCAGGTGGGTTTAAAAAGTGTCCCTGCTGGGCCAGGACCTCACACTCATGTTTTTTTACAAACTACTTGTATGTTTGGCTCCTATCAGAACAGGCCAAAAATCCTGCTTAGTTTGTTAAGGGCATGATTTTAATCCAAGCTAACAATACAATCTATTTTTCTCAAGGAACACGATACACTCATTTGGCCCATGAGGTTTTGAGTTTTTTCGATCCTATGTTTACCTTAAAATCCAGAAAAAGCTGGAAAATGATTACATGAACATAATGAGCAGCATGAGTACATTTCATTTGATGTAAGTATGTAGATAACCATTTTAGTACAGAAAGAGAACTTTATTTTCATATAAACAGATACATGAGATAAGAGATATATTGAGAAAATGCTTAAATCAAACTACTATGCAATATGATATTTTTCTCCGGTACAATGTTGGATAGCAAAAAGGAAGCACATGACTAGAAAATTTTCTGATCCAATTACCTTCTTGCGGTAGGAAGAAGCAACATGCTGTACACTAGTGGCCAGATTCCCATTATGTACCACAGAGACACAAGAACATCATTCATTCGGAAGCCATCGTCACCTTTAAGATAAAGAAGCTTCTGCAAGAAGTATGTGTCTCTGTACTGCAATGAAAATAGGTGAAGAATTAGAAGTGATAAATCCATTTGAAGCAACTATGCAGAGATAAGATGCAACCAAACTCCAACCAGATACAAACTAATTTAAACCATCCGAACGTAAGATGAAATCTAACTCAAAACAAATTAAATCTAGATAACATATCCACTAAATAATGCAAACTAGACTAACGGTCACATGCCATACAACTGTGAGTACTGTTCATGCAACACTTACAGCACAAATAGTCCCTAGGGGTATGTAGCAAGAAAAGACATTATATCTGTAACCCAGAAAAATATGTCAAAAGTTTACGCCAGGGAACGGTTCATTCTTGGTAATCCCCTGTGGCAGTAGAATGTATGAGTGACTGATAAAGACTTGCGGGATCTGCAATTTCCGAAAAGTATTTCTAGAATAACTCCAAAGGGTTATTAATAATTAATTGCAACCatccttcttttttggtttttggttgatcacattcacataccatggtcaGTGAAACTATACAGCTATACATACCGCAGTAGAGAACTTCACTTCAAGTAATGAGGGATAAGTTCCTAAGAGTGCCGAAAATACTATACACACTGGATGTATTAAAACTTTTAAGGTTATTGATGGCTcacttatttaaaaaaaaattctggtTTAACAAATTCATCAGATTTATACCCTTTTCATGAAGAACTGCAGTTTATAAGTACTAGAAAATTCAAAGATtttactaatatagcagcacaagGTATTGTGTAAGCAAATAGACAATGCTAAAATGACCTTCCTAATATACCAGTTTCCAACAATAGTTTTAGCGTATAGGCTACAAACTCATGATCATAGCCTGGCGAATCCATATatcactttttttttgcgggtaaaatccATATATCACTGAAAGGACAACTGTACAAACCAGACCATTTATCGGTGGTATGATGAAATGTGCGGGCCATTAATATATTTTTTTCCATGACAACCCTGAATCGTTGATCTAGGCCACTGTCCCAACCATCTCCATTTATCAGAACTGATCACCGTCGTAATCAGATTACCAAGAATACACGCGTGTCACCAAGTAACAGGCAATCAAACCCAGACGGATGTTAATTCTTTGGAACAACATTGCCAGGGCAAAGACAACATAGAAAGCCAGCAATATGATTGTCACAGGTACTAGTACAAACAAGGACTTATGTTCACCAAAATGCTGCAAAGCAGTGGACAGTTGGTAAATTCCCATGGAGGAATAACGTACCGGCGTCTGGTTTGGCGCGAGCTGAAAGACATAATACATGAGCCCCGCATATATCCCGAAGAGCAGCACGGACGTGCTCCAGTCGCTCAGctgcccaccaccgccgccgccgccgcctcctccaatcTGGGCCTTAGCTAATTGTTTCTTGATCTCTTCTTTATCCCGCTCCTCCGCGGCATCGACTCCCGGCGGCGGGTCTTGTAGGGAGGAGTCACGGCAGACATGGGCCCATCCCCGGCGCCCCAAGGGAGACCCGTAAAGGGAGGTGAAAAGAGGATGGGCATTGGTTCTGGAAATGGCGGCAATTCTTGCGACGTCAAGGCGTGGTGGTTTGCGGAACGGCAAGTGCCGGGGAGCGTGGCCGCAGGTGAGCACGAGCGAGGGGGAGACCATGGTGGTGGGGTGGAGAGGAGGGAGTGGTAAGGGTGGGAGTGGACCAGGCCGCGCGCCTCCCTCGAGCTTCCAGCAGGGGAGAGAGGGAATAATGAGGGCCCGGAGGGGGACGGGCAGGAGGggagggaggaagaagacgacctgTTGCGGGGAGAAACAGGAGGAGAGGATAAGCCTGTGAATTCGACGAAGGGTGTGTGTATCCCTCAAACCCTGCATTtttgaaatatattttaataTTTAAGAATTTGGTATTGTGAATGTTGGTATATTTTTCTTAATAGTTGGTCAAATTTTGTAGAAGGGTTTTGGGGGAAGTCTCACACGTATAATgacgtggggttccggtgtttatataactagatgataccccgcgcgttgctgcgggtatTGTATTAGACATTATGTTATAGTAAAAGTAATAATTCTACTAAATTTACCAATCAAATACATAGTCAAAAAATAacataaaaatatttaaaaattaaaCGCTTTACCTTTGCCACACTGGATCATTTTTCTCGTAGATATTCCCTCTAAATTTtttacttttttcgataaaggatgctttattacttttgataagcaattacatccagctaaATTTTTAACTTGACAAAACATGAGAATGTTTGATTTACATGTAGGCCACAAATATTATTGTAGGGTTGATGTATACTAATTAAATTGACCTGCATAGCTAAATGattttttgaaataaaattaagagTCAATTGTCCTTGTTGTAGGTACAGTATGTACAGAAAATTATGGTTAATCAAATGTGTTAAAACCCACCATATATAGATCGAGATTAAAGACGTGGGGAGTCACATCTAAAAAAAGAATGAAAAATTACTTTATAGATAGATAAAAGAACTGAGATCTCCTTACCAATCTCATGGTAATTATATACGTAAGACACTAATGAGTTGGCAGACAAAGAAACAATGCTTGACGACCAGCACCAGCAACAGGAGGTTCTGCTTGATAGCTTGGTGCTTTTCTAGCTTAAATATTTTAGCACAACTTGCTTAC encodes:
- the LOC124652235 gene encoding uncharacterized protein LOC124652235 → MVSPSLVLTCGHAPRHLPFRKPPRLDVARIAAISRTNAHPLFTSLYGSPLGRRGWAHVCRDSSLQDPPPGVDAAEERDKEEIKKQLAKAQIGGGGGGGGGGQLSDWSTSVLLFGIYAGLMYYVFQLAPNQTPYRDTYFLQKLLYLKGDDGFRMNDVLVSLWYIMGIWPLVYSMLLLPTARSSNSKIPVWPFLVLSCFGGAYALIPYFVLWKPPPPAIDEDEIGQWPLKFLESKLTAGVTFAVGLGLIIYAAKAGGADWQEFFQYARESKFIHVTSIDFTLLSAFSPFWVYNDMTARRWKSGWVLPLALIPLLGPALYLLMRPSLSSLLGATSSSSDKPQN